GCCCAGGGACGAAGCGAATCGTGCGGTGAGGCCTGAGAAACCGAGCGTCCTGCGGGGCATCCAGCGCCTGACCTGGTAGGTATTCGTAGGCATAGACCCCACCGTCCCGTGGGTCGAACAGCAGGTCAACCAGAATGCCGATTGGCGTGCCGTCTGGCCAGCGGATCGGCAGACCCAGCATCTCCCGCAGGGGGTGCGGCATCGCCTCCGTGTCGACCCAGGCCATGCTCTGCGAGATGCCCAGTTCCCCGGCGATCGTCGCGACATCCGCATTCAGTTCGCTCAAGGACTGTAGCGGCAGGCATTCCGTCCGCTCGAGCCCCTGATCG
The genomic region above belongs to Candidatus Sericytochromatia bacterium and contains:
- a CDS encoding PRC-barrel domain-containing protein translates to MQRSLAGMKGVPVITQQGVRIGTIVDGVLDLSEHRLVAFEIDWEDDQGLERTECLPLQSLSELNADVATIAGELGISQSMAWVDTEAMPHPLREMLGLPIRWPDGTPIGILVDLLFDPRDGGVYAYEYLPGQALDAPQDARFLRPHRTIRFVPGQMLLLEEASGGVFRTEPVPRVDIRVMTQLGLEEPQGEEDIELQRHTSGSEA